In Paraburkholderia sp. PGU19, a single window of DNA contains:
- a CDS encoding SDR family oxidoreductase, giving the protein MNIPLDGQTVLVTGASGGIGAAIVEQLAADGARTIVHYGRDKAKAEALLGHIGGNGVIVQADLSSVDGAFKLWRDAVEATGRIHGLVNNAGIRTEVTVDVSEEDWQSAWEKEFRINFFAAADLCREAIKHFRHSGDGRIVNMTSRAGQRGYAANAMPYGAAKALLANLTKSIARSFGADGVTAVNISPGWVRSDVAADFVEKHGKSAAVADIPIGEMATPTEVAELVSFVLRKSQASLNGATLDVNGGSYIR; this is encoded by the coding sequence TTGAACATTCCGCTTGATGGTCAGACCGTTCTCGTAACAGGGGCCTCGGGAGGTATCGGTGCCGCGATTGTCGAACAGTTAGCGGCCGACGGCGCGCGAACAATCGTTCATTATGGCCGCGACAAGGCCAAGGCAGAAGCGTTGCTGGGCCACATTGGAGGCAATGGTGTAATCGTCCAGGCGGACTTGTCTTCTGTTGACGGGGCGTTCAAGCTGTGGCGCGATGCGGTTGAGGCTACTGGCCGCATACATGGGCTTGTCAATAACGCTGGTATCCGCACGGAGGTCACGGTTGATGTTAGTGAAGAGGATTGGCAGTCTGCCTGGGAGAAAGAATTTCGGATTAACTTCTTTGCAGCTGCTGACCTTTGCAGAGAAGCAATCAAACACTTCCGGCATAGCGGTGACGGCCGCATAGTCAATATGACGAGTCGTGCTGGACAGCGTGGCTATGCGGCAAACGCCATGCCGTATGGCGCGGCCAAAGCTTTGCTTGCGAATCTCACCAAGTCCATCGCTCGCTCCTTCGGGGCCGATGGCGTGACGGCAGTCAATATTTCGCCGGGATGGGTGCGTTCGGACGTGGCAGCGGATTTTGTCGAGAAACATGGAAAGTCTGCGGCTGTGGCCGACATCCCGATAGGCGAAATGGCGACTCCAACAGAGGTCGCTGAACTCGTTTCGTTTGTCCTGCGGAAGTCGCAGGCCTCACTCAACGGAGCCACGCTCGATGTGAACGGTGGCAGCTACATTCGGTAA
- the hppD gene encoding 4-hydroxyphenylpyruvate dioxygenase has translation MSDLYENPMGLMGFEFVEFVSPTPGVLEPLFEKLGFTMVALHRSKQVVLYRQGDINFIVNNEPNSVASYFGAEHGPSACGLAFRVKDAHQAYARALELGAQPIDIPTGPMELRLPAIRGIGGAPLYLIDRFEDGKSIYDIDFEYLPGVDRHPVGHGFKVVDHLTHNVYRGRMAHWASFYEKFFNFREIRYFDIQGEYTGLTSKALTAPDGKIRIPLNEESRQGSGQIEEFLMQFNGEGIQHVALLTDDILKSVDALQMAGIPLMNGPNDIYYEMLEERLPGHGENVGELRARGLLLDGTTKDGSKRLLVQIFSQALLGPVFFEFIQRKGDDGFGEGNFKALFQSMERDQIRRGVLQASD, from the coding sequence ATGTCTGATCTCTATGAAAACCCGATGGGCCTGATGGGCTTCGAATTCGTCGAGTTTGTTTCCCCTACGCCCGGTGTGCTCGAACCGCTGTTCGAGAAACTCGGCTTCACGATGGTCGCACTGCATCGTAGCAAGCAGGTCGTGCTGTACCGCCAGGGCGATATCAACTTCATCGTCAACAATGAGCCGAACAGCGTTGCATCGTACTTCGGCGCGGAACATGGTCCCTCGGCGTGCGGTCTGGCTTTCCGCGTCAAGGATGCGCACCAGGCCTATGCCCGCGCGCTCGAACTCGGAGCGCAGCCTATCGATATCCCGACGGGCCCGATGGAACTGCGCCTGCCTGCCATCAGAGGCATTGGTGGCGCGCCCCTCTATCTGATCGATCGCTTCGAAGACGGCAAGAGCATCTATGACATCGACTTCGAGTACCTGCCCGGCGTGGACCGCCATCCGGTCGGCCACGGCTTCAAGGTTGTCGACCATCTCACGCACAATGTCTATCGCGGACGCATGGCGCACTGGGCATCGTTCTACGAGAAGTTCTTCAACTTCCGCGAGATCCGCTATTTCGATATCCAGGGCGAGTACACGGGACTGACTTCCAAAGCGCTCACTGCGCCCGACGGCAAGATTCGTATCCCGCTCAACGAAGAGTCCAGGCAGGGTTCCGGACAGATCGAGGAATTCCTCATGCAGTTCAACGGGGAAGGCATCCAGCACGTAGCGCTGTTGACCGACGATATTCTCAAAAGCGTGGATGCATTGCAGATGGCCGGCATCCCGCTGATGAACGGTCCGAACGACATCTACTACGAGATGCTGGAAGAGCGCCTGCCCGGCCATGGCGAGAATGTCGGCGAGTTGCGGGCGCGCGGGCTGCTGCTCGATGGCACGACCAAAGACGGCAGCAAGCGGCTGCTGGTACAGATTTTCTCGCAGGCGCTGCTCGGTCCGGTGTTCTTCGAGTTCATCCAGCGCAAGGGCGATGACGGGTTTGGCGAGGGCAACTTCAAGGCACTCTTCCAGTCGATGGAGCGCGACCAGATCAGGCGTGGCGTTCTCCAGGCATCGGACTAA
- a CDS encoding branched-chain amino acid ABC transporter substrate-binding protein, with translation MKSRIESTLILVCAALVTGMAHADQTVVIGYGGPLTGQVAHVGKDAENGVKLAIEDANAAGIKIKGQPVHFQLVSEDDAADPKTAVTVAQKFVDQKVNGVVGHITSGATIPASKVYAGAGIPQVSPSATNPELTRQGFATAHRVIGDDSEVGRVIAQYMGRTKGYKRVAVVDDRSAYGQGLADVVVKELKAAGVDVVDREFVSDKTVDFRGILTSIKSKDAQAVFYGGVDAQAGPLRKQMTGLAMKIPLVGSAIETDKFVELAGPTAAEGTVSAESGQPLDKMKNGPAFAAKYKKFGSVVLFAPYAYDATWALINSMKLADSTASADYLPAMKKVEFDGVTGKIAFDSKGDLRAAAVTLYEAKGGKFQPVSTVTGSPPSSSN, from the coding sequence ATGAAATCACGAATTGAATCCACGCTCATCCTCGTTTGTGCTGCACTGGTGACGGGAATGGCTCACGCTGACCAGACGGTCGTCATCGGGTATGGTGGCCCATTGACCGGCCAAGTTGCGCACGTGGGCAAGGATGCTGAGAACGGCGTCAAACTTGCAATCGAAGACGCGAACGCTGCTGGCATCAAGATCAAGGGGCAGCCGGTCCACTTCCAGCTGGTATCCGAAGATGACGCAGCGGATCCCAAGACGGCCGTGACCGTCGCACAGAAATTCGTCGATCAGAAAGTGAACGGCGTAGTTGGCCACATCACCTCCGGTGCGACCATTCCCGCATCGAAAGTGTATGCGGGCGCGGGCATACCGCAGGTTTCGCCATCCGCGACTAACCCTGAACTGACGAGACAGGGTTTCGCCACCGCACATCGCGTGATTGGTGACGACAGCGAAGTCGGACGGGTTATCGCCCAGTACATGGGACGCACGAAAGGATACAAACGTGTTGCCGTTGTCGACGACCGCTCTGCCTATGGTCAGGGTCTTGCGGATGTGGTTGTCAAGGAACTGAAGGCCGCAGGTGTTGATGTTGTCGATCGTGAATTCGTTTCCGACAAGACCGTCGATTTCCGGGGCATTCTCACGTCGATCAAATCCAAAGATGCGCAGGCCGTGTTCTATGGCGGTGTCGATGCTCAGGCTGGCCCGCTTCGCAAGCAGATGACAGGTCTTGCGATGAAGATTCCGCTCGTCGGGTCCGCGATCGAAACCGACAAGTTCGTCGAACTGGCGGGTCCCACTGCCGCCGAAGGGACGGTTTCCGCGGAGTCGGGGCAGCCGCTCGACAAAATGAAAAACGGTCCTGCCTTCGCGGCGAAATACAAGAAATTTGGGTCCGTCGTCCTGTTCGCACCTTACGCCTACGATGCGACATGGGCGCTGATCAATTCGATGAAGCTGGCTGATTCGACCGCGTCGGCCGATTACTTGCCCGCAATGAAAAAGGTGGAATTCGACGGTGTGACCGGCAAGATCGCCTTCGACTCCAAGGGCGACCTGCGTGCAGCCGCGGTGACGCTGTATGAAGCGAAAGGCGGCAAGTTCCAGCCGGTGAGCACGGTCACGGGCTCACCCCCCTCCAGCTCGAACTGA
- a CDS encoding FAD-binding oxidoreductase — MSRLIDRLPNDDHTNGWSALLPERSPRPSLVGDRDFDWVIIGAGYAGLAAARRLAELRPGASIAVVDSGVVGENASGRNSGFAIDLPHAPSTSAASVEQGRRAIRVGRYALAELERLIQDHRIECDWERRGRYHAAVTSKVAGKVLDTYASNLRAWGEAFEPLTRDELESRLGTRYYHSAIYTPGTCLMNPAALVRGLADSLPPEVELFENSPVVEVEFDGPSPFVRTTTGRIRFGKLFLAVNAFSASFGVFQDRQIPVLLFASLTKPLTSAQLAKLGTDASWGITPAHGVAGSTLRLTADRRLLIRQGFDYSPSLKTNEARRDAARAKHMELLERRFAHLGGTLDIEHFWMGWLAVSHNHAPAFGQVSDNVYAAACCNGAGIVRHTAAGMLIAELANGQHSELTDDFLIQGTASYIPPRPIRDIGVHLTLMRERASGRHEI, encoded by the coding sequence ATGTCCCGCCTGATTGACCGCCTCCCGAACGATGACCACACCAATGGCTGGAGCGCTTTGTTGCCTGAGCGCTCGCCGCGGCCGTCGCTCGTCGGTGACCGGGATTTCGACTGGGTGATCATTGGGGCCGGATACGCGGGACTGGCGGCCGCGCGCAGGCTGGCGGAACTGCGACCGGGGGCGTCCATTGCCGTGGTCGACAGTGGTGTCGTTGGCGAAAATGCTTCCGGGCGGAATTCCGGATTCGCCATCGATTTACCGCACGCGCCTTCCACCTCCGCTGCGTCGGTTGAACAGGGTCGCCGCGCGATCCGGGTCGGACGCTACGCGCTTGCCGAACTCGAGCGACTCATCCAGGACCATCGCATCGAATGCGACTGGGAGCGACGCGGCCGCTATCACGCTGCGGTGACGAGTAAGGTCGCCGGCAAGGTGCTCGATACCTATGCGTCGAACCTGCGTGCGTGGGGAGAAGCGTTCGAGCCGCTCACGCGCGACGAACTTGAAAGCCGGTTGGGTACGCGCTATTACCACTCGGCGATCTACACGCCGGGCACCTGCCTGATGAATCCCGCAGCGCTCGTGCGCGGCCTTGCCGACAGCCTGCCGCCCGAAGTGGAACTGTTCGAAAACTCGCCGGTTGTCGAGGTGGAATTCGATGGTCCTTCGCCGTTCGTACGCACCACCACCGGCCGCATCCGATTCGGCAAGCTCTTTCTCGCCGTCAATGCGTTCTCAGCTTCGTTCGGCGTCTTTCAGGACAGGCAGATCCCGGTTCTGCTGTTCGCGAGTCTCACGAAGCCACTGACGTCCGCGCAACTGGCAAAGCTCGGCACAGACGCTAGCTGGGGCATCACGCCCGCGCATGGCGTGGCCGGCTCGACGCTTCGGCTCACTGCCGACAGGCGGCTGCTGATCCGCCAGGGCTTCGACTATTCCCCGTCGCTGAAAACCAACGAGGCGCGTCGCGATGCCGCCCGCGCGAAGCACATGGAACTGCTCGAACGTCGCTTCGCCCACCTGGGCGGCACGCTTGACATTGAACACTTCTGGATGGGCTGGCTCGCCGTTTCACACAACCACGCGCCCGCCTTCGGGCAGGTTAGCGACAACGTCTATGCCGCCGCCTGCTGCAACGGTGCGGGCATCGTGCGCCATACCGCAGCGGGGATGCTGATCGCGGAACTCGCAAACGGCCAGCATAGCGAATTGACCGACGACTTTCTGATTCAAGGCACGGCCAGCTACATCCCACCGCGGCCCATCCGCGACATCGGCGTGCATTTGACGCTGATGCGCGAACGGGCTTCCGGCCGGCACGAAATCTAG
- a CDS encoding TetR/AcrR family transcriptional regulator: MESPSQPARTRTPQSERIEATQRKIIESAQRLLREEGFKSATLQKIARGANVSLGALQHHFESRDALMERLVDEAMAPLSDHGGVWPDPALPLRERAEAFVLQAWKQIFGAPDYLTAWSLFFGCKATPSIFTRIDAKRANEDKKFFSLFRGAFPELDEHHPHPKGFTKSVFSTLRGLGVFELFDVSSGEKREELEALVETIVRACSPSVVDVSRGKTKRRQPRKVAALD, from the coding sequence ATGGAATCTCCATCACAACCCGCGCGTACGCGAACGCCCCAAAGTGAGCGCATCGAGGCGACCCAGCGAAAAATTATCGAATCAGCGCAGCGGCTGCTTCGCGAGGAGGGCTTCAAAAGCGCGACGTTGCAGAAGATCGCGAGAGGGGCCAACGTCTCTCTTGGCGCTCTGCAGCACCACTTTGAAAGTCGGGACGCGCTGATGGAGCGTCTGGTGGACGAAGCCATGGCCCCGTTGAGCGATCATGGTGGCGTGTGGCCGGATCCTGCGCTCCCACTGCGCGAAAGAGCAGAAGCGTTCGTTCTCCAGGCTTGGAAGCAGATCTTCGGCGCGCCGGATTACCTCACGGCGTGGAGTCTGTTCTTCGGCTGCAAGGCCACGCCATCGATTTTCACGCGTATCGATGCCAAGCGTGCGAATGAGGATAAGAAGTTTTTTTCGCTGTTCCGGGGGGCGTTTCCCGAGCTTGACGAACATCATCCGCATCCAAAAGGATTTACGAAGTCGGTGTTTTCCACCCTACGTGGCCTGGGTGTGTTTGAGCTGTTCGACGTGTCGTCGGGCGAGAAGCGAGAGGAGCTTGAGGCACTCGTGGAGACGATCGTCCGGGCGTGCTCGCCGAGCGTTGTCGACGTGTCCAGGGGAAAGACGAAAAGGCGACAGCCGCGCAAAGTCGCCGCACTGGACTGA
- a CDS encoding amino acid permease, with the protein MQSNSTHGHLERKLRNRHIQLIALGGTIGTGLFLGSAGVLELAGPSMLLGYAIGGLVAFLIMRFLGEMLVEEPCAGSFSHFANRYGSRFAGFLSGWNCVALYVLVGMLELTAVGKFVQFWWPGIPTWVTALVFFVIINGVNFINVKIYGEVEFWFALIKIVAVIAMIAVGAYMIFSNDHPGQSVSNLWSHGGFFPHGVSGLVMAMAFIMFSFGGVEMLGFTAAEADKPRQVIPKAINQLIFRVLVFYIGSMAVLLALSPWDHLLAQLQMGGGTYSNSPFVLVFSGIGANLAANVLNFVILTATLSVYNSMVYCNSRLLYGMASEGNAPKSLMKVNSRGVPVRAIVYPAVFTALCIVLNYVAPASVIEILMSLIVAALVITWVTIIATHLCFRKARMASGMKSGFPAPFAPITNYLCLAFMALIVGVMLLTPGIRASAFAIPVWIGAVYFAYRCVLGRQPGAIMASS; encoded by the coding sequence ATGCAATCCAATTCCACTCACGGACATCTCGAGCGCAAGCTCCGGAACCGGCACATCCAGCTGATCGCGCTCGGCGGCACGATCGGCACCGGCCTCTTTCTCGGCTCCGCCGGCGTTCTCGAACTTGCCGGACCGTCCATGCTGCTCGGCTATGCGATCGGCGGACTGGTGGCATTTCTCATCATGCGTTTTCTCGGCGAGATGCTCGTCGAAGAACCGTGTGCAGGTTCGTTCAGCCACTTCGCTAACCGGTACGGTTCGCGCTTTGCCGGCTTCCTGTCGGGGTGGAATTGTGTCGCGCTATACGTGCTTGTCGGCATGCTCGAACTGACTGCCGTCGGCAAGTTCGTCCAGTTCTGGTGGCCGGGTATTCCGACATGGGTCACGGCGCTCGTCTTCTTCGTGATCATCAACGGTGTGAACTTCATCAACGTGAAAATCTACGGCGAGGTCGAGTTCTGGTTCGCGCTGATCAAGATCGTCGCCGTGATCGCGATGATTGCGGTGGGTGCCTACATGATCTTCAGCAACGATCATCCCGGACAGTCGGTGAGCAATCTCTGGTCACACGGCGGCTTCTTCCCGCATGGCGTTTCCGGTCTCGTGATGGCAATGGCGTTCATCATGTTTTCGTTCGGCGGCGTCGAAATGCTTGGTTTCACCGCAGCCGAAGCCGACAAGCCGCGCCAGGTCATTCCGAAGGCAATCAACCAGTTGATCTTCCGCGTTCTTGTGTTCTACATCGGCTCGATGGCGGTGCTGCTCGCGCTTTCACCATGGGACCATTTGCTTGCGCAACTGCAAATGGGCGGCGGCACATACAGCAACAGCCCCTTTGTGCTCGTCTTCTCGGGCATCGGCGCAAACCTGGCGGCAAACGTCCTCAACTTCGTGATTCTGACGGCGACGCTTTCTGTCTATAACAGCATGGTGTATTGCAACAGCCGCTTGCTCTACGGCATGGCAAGCGAAGGCAACGCGCCGAAGTCGCTGATGAAGGTCAACAGCCGCGGTGTGCCGGTGCGGGCCATCGTTTATCCCGCCGTCTTTACCGCGCTTTGCATCGTACTGAATTACGTTGCACCGGCGAGCGTGATTGAAATCCTGATGTCGTTGATCGTGGCCGCCCTTGTCATCACGTGGGTCACCATCATCGCGACGCATCTGTGCTTCCGGAAGGCGCGCATGGCAAGCGGTATGAAGTCCGGATTTCCTGCGCCTTTTGCCCCCATCACCAACTATCTGTGCCTCGCTTTCATGGCGCTGATCGTCGGCGTCATGCTGCTGACACCGGGTATCCGTGCTTCCGCATTTGCGATCCCTGTGTGGATCGGCGCAGTGTACTTCGCCTACCGCTGCGTGCTGGGCCGTCAGCCCGGAGCCATCATGGCCTCATCCTGA
- a CDS encoding HU family DNA-binding protein produces MTKQELIDAIAAKTGESKAATGEAIDAFIAAITAEVTNGGTVQLVGFGSFSTGARAARVGRNPATGEEIQIAAAKTVKFTAGKAFKDAVNGQ; encoded by the coding sequence ATGACGAAGCAGGAACTGATCGACGCTATTGCGGCGAAGACGGGCGAAAGCAAGGCTGCGACGGGCGAAGCGATCGACGCCTTCATTGCGGCGATCACCGCCGAAGTGACGAATGGCGGCACGGTGCAGCTGGTCGGCTTCGGCTCGTTTTCGACCGGGGCCCGCGCGGCGCGCGTTGGCCGCAATCCGGCCACCGGCGAAGAAATCCAGATCGCTGCGGCAAAGACGGTGAAGTTCACCGCGGGTAAGGCGTTCAAGGACGCCGTGAACGGACAGTAA
- a CDS encoding D-amino acid dehydrogenase — MRIVVLGSGVVGVTSAFYLARAGHEVTVIDREQGPALETSFANAGQISPGYAAPWAAPGVPLKAVKWMFQKHAPLAIRPDDKDKQFQLQWMWQMLQNCTAERYGINKNRMVRLAEYSRDCLKALRTETGIQYEGRTGGTLQVFRTQQQFDGAAKDIAVLKEANVPYELLTQGELARVEPALAATSHKLTGGLRLPGDETGDCQLFTTRLAAIAEKAGVTFRYNTPVDGLVVEGGMVVGVRHNAKLIHADVFVVAFGSYSTNFLSDIVKIPVYPLKGYSITAPVVEERCAPVSTVLDETYKIAITRFDKRIRVGGMAEIVGFDKRLREARRETLEMCVNDLFPGGGDTSKATFWTGLRPMTPDGTPIVGGTAVPNLYLNTGHGTLGWTMSCGSAQLLADLISGRQPAIRHDDLNISRYAKESPAPAEFDLN, encoded by the coding sequence ATGCGAATCGTCGTTTTGGGAAGTGGAGTTGTCGGTGTGACGAGCGCGTTCTATCTCGCGCGTGCAGGCCATGAGGTCACCGTCATCGACCGTGAGCAGGGACCCGCCCTGGAGACAAGCTTCGCCAATGCAGGACAGATTTCGCCAGGTTATGCCGCGCCTTGGGCGGCACCGGGCGTACCTCTCAAGGCAGTGAAATGGATGTTTCAGAAGCATGCTCCGCTCGCAATTCGTCCAGACGATAAGGACAAGCAGTTCCAGCTTCAGTGGATGTGGCAGATGCTTCAGAACTGCACTGCTGAGCGCTATGGCATCAACAAGAACCGGATGGTCAGACTGGCGGAATACAGTCGCGATTGCCTGAAGGCACTACGCACAGAAACAGGCATCCAGTACGAAGGACGCACTGGTGGTACTTTGCAGGTGTTCCGCACGCAGCAGCAGTTCGACGGTGCTGCGAAGGACATCGCCGTGCTGAAAGAAGCCAATGTCCCATACGAGTTACTGACTCAGGGTGAACTTGCCAGAGTCGAGCCGGCTCTAGCCGCCACCTCCCACAAGCTGACCGGCGGTCTGCGCTTACCGGGCGATGAGACCGGCGACTGCCAGTTGTTCACGACTCGGCTCGCGGCAATAGCTGAGAAAGCGGGCGTCACGTTTCGGTACAACACACCCGTCGACGGTCTTGTCGTGGAGGGCGGTATGGTTGTCGGCGTCCGCCACAATGCCAAGCTGATTCACGCCGACGTGTTCGTCGTCGCGTTCGGCTCATATTCGACGAACTTCCTCTCGGACATTGTCAAGATTCCCGTTTATCCGCTCAAGGGATACTCCATCACCGCCCCCGTCGTCGAGGAGCGATGCGCGCCAGTGTCAACGGTACTAGACGAGACGTACAAAATCGCTATTACTCGGTTCGATAAGCGCATCCGTGTTGGTGGCATGGCTGAAATCGTCGGGTTCGACAAGCGTCTTCGCGAAGCGCGTCGAGAAACCTTGGAAATGTGTGTAAACGACCTTTTCCCGGGTGGCGGCGACACCTCAAAGGCAACATTCTGGACCGGGCTTCGCCCCATGACACCTGACGGCACGCCTATTGTGGGAGGTACCGCGGTCCCGAATCTCTATCTGAATACAGGTCATGGCACGCTCGGCTGGACGATGTCGTGTGGTTCAGCGCAGCTGCTCGCGGATTTGATTTCGGGGAGGCAGCCGGCGATTCGCCATGATGACCTCAACATTTCCCGCTACGCAAAGGAATCGCCCGCTCCGGCTGAATTCGACCTGAACTAA
- the alr gene encoding alanine racemase → MPRPIQAFVHPDAVRDNLQVVRQRAPKSRVWAVVKANAYGHGIERIYPALEAADGIALLDLNEAVRVRQLGWKKPVLLLEGIFTHSDVKIAEEIGLTVAIHCEEQRELIASTKPTKPIDIYLKMNSGMNRLAFTPEQYREAWERALASPGVGTITLMSHFANADEGEVDWQLNRFDAITHGMPGDRSLSNSAATLWHTRAHRNWIRPGIVLYGGSPSGRARDVADVQVRASMTLSSEIIGTQTMRAGETVGYARTFTAERDIRIGVVACGYADGYPRHAPSGTPVSVDGVLTRTAGRVSMDMLTVDLTPCPHAGIGSKVELWGQHVKIDDVAASSGTIGYELMCALAPRVPVSVTA, encoded by the coding sequence ATGCCTCGTCCAATTCAAGCCTTCGTTCACCCGGACGCGGTGAGAGATAACCTGCAAGTCGTCCGTCAACGAGCTCCGAAGTCTCGCGTCTGGGCCGTAGTTAAGGCAAACGCGTACGGACACGGTATTGAACGAATCTATCCGGCACTGGAAGCTGCGGACGGAATCGCGCTCCTCGACCTTAATGAAGCGGTTCGCGTTCGGCAGCTCGGCTGGAAAAAGCCCGTCCTGCTCCTTGAAGGAATCTTCACCCACAGCGACGTAAAGATAGCCGAGGAGATCGGCCTGACTGTCGCAATACACTGTGAAGAGCAACGAGAGTTGATTGCCTCCACCAAGCCAACGAAGCCTATCGACATCTACCTGAAGATGAATTCAGGCATGAACAGACTCGCATTTACGCCAGAACAATATCGCGAGGCGTGGGAACGCGCGTTGGCCTCACCCGGCGTTGGCACCATTACGCTTATGAGTCACTTCGCGAATGCGGATGAAGGCGAGGTTGATTGGCAGTTGAATCGCTTTGACGCGATTACCCATGGCATGCCAGGGGACCGGAGCCTGTCAAATTCCGCAGCTACCTTGTGGCATACCCGAGCACATCGGAATTGGATTCGACCGGGCATCGTGCTTTATGGCGGTTCGCCGTCGGGCCGTGCACGCGACGTTGCGGACGTTCAGGTGCGCGCGTCAATGACATTAAGCAGCGAGATTATTGGGACCCAAACTATGCGAGCTGGCGAGACGGTGGGCTACGCGCGCACATTCACTGCCGAACGCGACATCCGTATTGGCGTGGTCGCATGTGGTTATGCAGATGGCTATCCACGGCACGCGCCGTCCGGTACTCCCGTATCGGTTGATGGAGTCCTGACGCGCACCGCTGGTAGAGTCTCGATGGACATGTTGACAGTGGACCTAACGCCTTGCCCGCATGCTGGCATCGGGTCGAAAGTCGAATTGTGGGGACAACACGTCAAGATTGATGACGTCGCTGCGTCGTCCGGCACGATTGGCTACGAGCTAATGTGTGCGCTGGCGCCGCGCGTCCCCGTATCGGTCACGGCATAG
- a CDS encoding lipocalin-like domain-containing protein yields MRQMSLCAGHALAVLLGMAISYTDVAAQTGTLKEQVVGTWAYVSVDTVRPDGSRQPMYGTNPQGLAVFDGSGHYILMTSRADIAKFASANRTEGTPEENKAVVQGMIAHFGTYTVDEADKTITFHVSTSSFPNWNGVEQKRPFTINGDQLKWTTPASSGGTAEVVLRRLR; encoded by the coding sequence ATGAGACAAATGAGCCTTTGTGCCGGTCATGCTTTGGCGGTGTTGCTGGGTATGGCGATTTCATACACGGATGTGGCCGCTCAAACAGGGACGCTGAAGGAACAGGTCGTCGGAACGTGGGCCTACGTATCGGTCGATACCGTGCGACCGGACGGCAGTCGGCAACCCATGTACGGCACCAATCCGCAAGGGCTCGCGGTGTTCGATGGGAGTGGTCACTATATCCTGATGACATCTCGCGCCGATATTGCAAAGTTTGCGTCCGCCAACCGGACGGAGGGCACGCCCGAGGAAAACAAGGCAGTCGTGCAAGGAATGATCGCTCACTTCGGCACCTACACAGTGGACGAGGCCGACAAGACAATCACTTTCCATGTCTCCACCAGTTCGTTTCCGAACTGGAACGGCGTCGAGCAGAAGCGACCATTCACCATCAATGGAGACCAACTCAAGTGGACGACGCCGGCTTCGAGCGGCGGTACGGCCGAGGTGGTCCTGCGGCGGCTGAGATGA
- a CDS encoding transporter substrate-binding domain-containing protein, producing the protein MVSLSCLTRRALTCLAVVGFVATGTVAHADDTSAWQSVKKAGVLRCGAAVAPPYVMRDPKTGEYSGFFAELCRSFGQNVLKVKVEFVDTTWDNIVAGLQSDKWDLSMALNDTPEREKAISFSAPATDYNVSFVYNKNNPKVPKGAHTIAEIDKPGVTVAVMSGTAQDKVISAVFKQATIMRLPGNDETRLALMSKRADLLADANITNMLLTEAHPEWASTIQPTPPLAQQEVAFGLRKETPAADIAVLNKYVDEQVKSGSVNRLIKTSVQAMLVTNK; encoded by the coding sequence ATGGTTTCCCTGTCCTGTCTCACTCGGCGCGCTCTGACGTGCCTGGCGGTAGTCGGTTTTGTCGCAACTGGCACCGTGGCTCACGCCGACGACACCAGCGCCTGGCAAAGCGTAAAAAAGGCTGGTGTTCTCCGTTGCGGGGCGGCCGTGGCACCGCCCTACGTCATGCGCGACCCGAAGACGGGTGAATACAGTGGGTTCTTCGCGGAACTCTGTCGCAGCTTTGGACAGAACGTGCTCAAGGTTAAGGTGGAGTTCGTCGACACGACATGGGACAACATCGTGGCCGGACTGCAGTCCGACAAGTGGGACTTGTCGATGGCGTTGAATGACACGCCGGAACGCGAAAAGGCTATTTCCTTCTCTGCGCCGGCCACGGACTACAACGTCTCCTTCGTCTACAACAAGAACAACCCCAAGGTTCCCAAGGGCGCTCACACCATCGCCGAAATTGACAAGCCCGGAGTGACAGTCGCGGTCATGTCGGGCACTGCCCAGGACAAGGTAATTTCCGCTGTTTTCAAGCAAGCGACAATCATGCGCCTGCCGGGTAACGATGAAACGCGCCTCGCTCTCATGTCCAAGCGGGCGGACCTCCTCGCGGACGCAAACATCACGAACATGTTGCTCACCGAGGCGCATCCGGAATGGGCGTCAACCATCCAGCCGACTCCGCCGCTGGCTCAGCAGGAAGTTGCCTTCGGACTCAGGAAGGAAACGCCTGCTGCGGACATCGCCGTTCTCAACAAGTACGTGGATGAACAGGTCAAGTCGGGCTCCGTCAATCGCCTCATCAAGACCTCTGTCCAGGCGATGCTTGTCACCAACAAGTGA